One genomic region from Leptospiraceae bacterium encodes:
- a CDS encoding N-acetyltransferase has protein sequence MDLLIRNETQEDYRQVEELTREAFWNLHVPGCDEHYLIHLMRSHPDFLSELDFVAVLEDRIVGNIMFTKSRLINETNLSIDTITFGPVSVLPEYQKKGIGSALIKHSIKRAIAEAYKVIIIEGHPYNYCKHGFVGSKSVNVSNSEGRFPYSLLVMELKKGCLQNHEWKFYPSSVYNLDKNGIHEYDKLFSPKEKGHKPTQEEYNIASHAFVE, from the coding sequence ATGGATTTATTGATACGCAATGAAACTCAAGAAGATTACCGACAGGTTGAAGAATTAACAAGAGAGGCTTTCTGGAATTTACATGTTCCGGGCTGTGATGAACATTATTTGATTCATCTAATGCGTAGCCATCCGGATTTTTTGTCTGAACTTGATTTTGTAGCTGTTTTAGAGGATAGAATAGTTGGAAATATAATGTTTACCAAATCTCGTTTAATTAATGAAACAAATCTAAGCATCGATACTATAACATTTGGTCCGGTAAGTGTTTTACCGGAATATCAGAAAAAAGGAATTGGCTCTGCATTAATAAAGCACTCAATCAAAAGAGCTATTGCTGAAGCTTACAAAGTAATAATTATTGAAGGACATCCTTATAATTATTGTAAGCACGGATTTGTAGGTTCGAAAAGTGTTAATGTAAGCAATTCTGAAGGTAGATTCCCATATAGTTTATTAGTTATGGAATTGAAAAAAGGATGTTTACAGAATCATGAATGGAAATTTTATCCCAGCAGTGTTTACAATTTAGATAAAAATGGCATCCATGAATATGATAAACTATTTTCACCCAAAGAGAAAGGCCATAAACCAACACAAGAAGAATATAATATAGCGAGTCATGCTTTTGTCGAATGA
- a CDS encoding caspase family protein: MLPTSANKPENNTPVKAEPLEKNTSQGKTGATIPEHKTSNIAEKTSVIDKGKEEDELFKARGVRIVPNKWANKVFRFEKKQGYRRFAIVVGINKYNDNEIGDLKKARFDAEEFSRVLHENGKFDYVATLTDSYHPSNTLHASKINIEEKIDFILKRARSNDLFVFFFSGHGVSDPKTKKGYLLATDTRFRSKFRTALDVEWILDRIKRKNIQKSLLILDACRQQVQEAKGVGSNTDPLLDVSYDRAQISAIFYSTGEGKFSYEDKENGVFTKYLIEALEGKGDRDRDGVVSFSELRSYVEIRVRDWSLKNNKEQKPFVKTNGETFGDIALSLSKKTKIYEPPKVSKYSTKLKAQFLLRSSYLPGLGQYVKKHSWRSGIMGVGTVLLASYTYSNYNSYKSYKNSYNNSQPILLFAPNGLATIALWSQSRQVLNSANSASNATYAASLSLLGFYALNLIDAWFAEDDIFGGKSSFNAFPVRVNALFANTELFGGKASRTGFGFSFTFKF, encoded by the coding sequence ATTCTTCCTACATCTGCTAATAAGCCTGAAAATAATACACCTGTTAAAGCGGAGCCTTTAGAAAAAAATACTTCTCAGGGTAAAACAGGTGCCACAATCCCCGAACATAAAACTTCAAATATAGCAGAAAAAACTTCGGTAATTGATAAAGGGAAAGAAGAAGATGAACTTTTCAAAGCTCGCGGAGTCCGTATTGTTCCCAATAAATGGGCAAATAAAGTTTTTCGCTTTGAGAAGAAACAGGGTTATCGCCGTTTTGCTATAGTAGTAGGAATAAATAAATACAATGACAATGAAATCGGGGATCTAAAAAAAGCCAGGTTTGATGCAGAAGAGTTTTCCAGAGTTTTGCATGAAAATGGCAAATTTGATTATGTAGCTACCCTAACTGATAGCTATCACCCGAGTAATACACTTCATGCGAGTAAAATTAATATTGAAGAAAAAATAGACTTCATACTTAAAAGAGCAAGAAGTAATGATCTCTTTGTTTTCTTTTTTTCGGGTCACGGAGTTTCTGATCCAAAAACGAAAAAAGGCTATCTTCTGGCTACAGACACCAGATTTCGTAGTAAGTTTAGAACGGCTTTAGATGTGGAATGGATATTGGATAGAATTAAAAGAAAAAATATTCAGAAATCACTTCTAATCCTTGATGCTTGCCGGCAGCAGGTGCAGGAAGCTAAAGGGGTTGGAAGTAACACCGATCCACTTTTAGATGTGAGTTATGACAGAGCTCAAATTTCTGCCATTTTTTATTCTACCGGTGAGGGAAAGTTTAGCTATGAGGACAAAGAAAATGGAGTTTTTACTAAATATTTAATAGAGGCACTTGAAGGGAAGGGAGATAGGGACAGAGATGGTGTAGTTTCTTTTAGTGAGCTAAGAAGTTATGTAGAAATTAGAGTTCGTGATTGGTCATTGAAGAATAATAAGGAACAAAAACCATTTGTAAAAACGAATGGAGAAACATTTGGAGATATAGCTCTTAGCCTAAGTAAAAAGACAAAGATTTATGAGCCACCAAAGGTTTCTAAATATAGTACAAAATTAAAAGCCCAATTTCTTTTGCGTTCATCTTACTTACCCGGTCTCGGGCAATATGTGAAAAAGCATAGTTGGAGATCGGGGATTATGGGAGTTGGAACAGTTCTTCTGGCAAGCTATACCTACAGTAACTATAATTCTTATAAAAGTTATAAAAATTCTTATAACAACTCTCAACCTATCCTTCTTTTTGCTCCGAACGGTCTTGCGACTATTGCTCTCTGGTCCCAGTCAAGGCAAGTATTGAACTCAGCTAACTCGGCATCGAATGCAACCTATGCTGCCTCCCTTTCTCTTTTAGGGTTTTATGCCTTAAATCTTATAGATGCATGGTTTGCTGAAGACGATATTTTTGGAGGAAAGAGTTCCTTTAATGCATTTCCGGTAAGAGTAAATGCATTATTTGCTAATACAGAACTCTTTGGTGGAAAGGCTTCAAGAACTGGCTTTGGTTTTTCATTTACATTTAAATTCTAA
- a CDS encoding IS630 family transposase: MEIPLSEADRIIIKKIHRTTKDKRIADRIKIINLLDRGYNSIEIAAILMLDEDTVSNWKKKFIESKNMEDWLALNFIPYKGKLLKTQLMELKKYISDSIIIDSKQLIPYIKEKFGVAYSERGVRNLLKLLKFSYKQLVRVNPSVEPEIQNQFYQGFESLIKNLGNDEAVLFCDGVHPQHNTHTSKAWIQIGTEKHIPCNTGRQRLNLNGAYNPISSEVFIVESEKVNTQSTILLFDRIQAEYKDKAYIYIITDNARYYLSQELKNYLKDSRIVMIHLPPYSPNLNLIERLWKFMRKKVINSKYYPNFSGQGGFREAILDFFKNIHSFKDELQIFIGKKMQILYPDYPKTTMP; encoded by the coding sequence ATGGAAATCCCACTCAGCGAAGCAGACAGAATCATAATAAAGAAGATCCACAGGACAACGAAGGATAAGAGAATAGCGGATCGTATAAAGATCATTAATCTCCTCGACAGAGGGTATAACTCAATAGAAATTGCAGCAATTTTAATGCTGGACGAAGATACGGTAAGTAACTGGAAAAAGAAATTTATTGAAAGTAAAAATATGGAGGATTGGTTGGCTTTAAATTTTATCCCCTACAAAGGAAAATTGCTGAAAACTCAGCTAATGGAATTGAAAAAATATATATCAGATTCAATTATAATAGATTCAAAACAACTCATCCCGTATATTAAAGAAAAGTTTGGGGTAGCATATTCTGAAAGAGGAGTGAGGAATCTATTAAAACTGCTAAAATTTTCTTACAAACAATTAGTTCGAGTGAACCCTTCAGTAGAACCGGAAATTCAGAATCAATTTTATCAGGGCTTTGAGAGCTTAATCAAGAACCTGGGTAACGATGAAGCTGTTCTTTTTTGTGACGGAGTTCATCCTCAACACAATACGCATACTAGCAAAGCATGGATACAAATAGGTACGGAAAAACATATTCCCTGTAATACAGGGAGACAAAGACTGAATCTTAACGGTGCTTACAACCCTATTTCATCAGAAGTTTTTATAGTAGAGAGCGAAAAAGTTAATACACAATCTACTATTTTATTATTTGATAGAATACAAGCAGAATATAAAGATAAGGCTTATATTTACATAATTACTGATAATGCACGCTATTATCTTAGCCAGGAATTAAAGAATTACCTAAAAGACTCAAGAATCGTTATGATTCATCTTCCCCCGTATAGCCCGAATTTGAATCTGATAGAAAGGCTTTGGAAATTTATGCGTAAGAAGGTAATCAACTCAAAATATTATCCGAATTTCTCAGGACAGGGTGGATTCAGAGAAGCTATACTGGATTTTTTTAAGAATATTCACTCCTTCAAGGATGAATTACAAATATTTATTGGTAAGAAAATGCAAATTCTTTACCCGGATTATCCGAAAACCACTATGCCGTGA